The proteins below come from a single Drosophila teissieri strain GT53w chromosome 3L, Prin_Dtei_1.1, whole genome shotgun sequence genomic window:
- the LOC122618303 gene encoding rho guanine nucleotide exchange factor 25 isoform X3, which produces MCNNNNSDCGHRSRLDKMAENGFHYESATAMPGTTAGYCDNNNETSNPQPNFNSLKIKRSSAPTRPRPKSVYKLFKSISLRVEEKGNLNEGGNENGNVPVLHHQQSLGGKPSGFKCVCCENVAETRSENPKRRNSFMKELKKRRNWLPLMNRKGTDKPPSSKPLVKKPSEKNLRTPQKHAEELAEQQNQQPGASPATVLPSSHFPSSTQHPGAAGVAAGDYEPDEEVGLELPPPMKPIQEPHLIANGPPAFAKDAKESSGNMASPGKMDGNPLSEIEEIVKTTTEQHESNSRVDGGGGVENASTNGHGRSHDNNDESHSSVSDKAAALKKRQCVFAELMSTEEAYVQDLHEIVNGYMTEINNTNSDIPMPEDLKGGKMKLVFNNIKDIYEWHRDFFLRALRNCQKSPADLGPLIKRSATKFALYYTYCSNKPLSEYIVSAHYQYFDCIRQKLGHRLDLSNLIIKPVQRITKYELLIKEIIKATEGAGLYKEVPMLQEAYQQMKVVVKTVNDMMVVLRSLQDFDGEITAQGSLLMQGPMNCVVDAAQKHRELQVFLFQQIIIFADIEKTKNQYASPIFKYRSHIQLNHMQMKELGDCRFQIRSTDPKIPEMTIICQAASQENYAGWRDMLNKILQQQNDLIFMLSNPLSTKNK; this is translated from the exons ATgtgcaacaataacaacagtgACTGCGGCCACCGCAGCCGCCTAGATAAGATGGCCGAAAACGGTTTCCACTACGAAAGTGCCACCGCGATGCCAGGAACCACCGCCGGTTACTGTGATAACAACAATGAGACTTCGAATCCCCAGCCCAACTTCAATTCGCTCAAAATTAAACGCAGCTCCGCTCCCACACGTCCAAGACCCAAATCGGTGTACAAGTTGTTCAAATCCATATCGCTGAGGGTTGAGGAAAAGGGTAATCTAAATGAAGGCGGGAATGAGAACGGGAACGTCCCCGTTTTGCATCACCAGCAATCCCTGGGCGGAAAGCCATCGGGATTCAAGTGCGTGTGCTGTGAAAACGTGGCGGAGACCAGGAGCGAAAACCCCAAGCGACGCAACTCCTTTATGAAGGAACTCAAGAAGCG ACGCAACTGGCTGCCGCTGATGAATCGCAAGGGAACGGACAAGCCGCCAAGTAGCAAACCGCTGGTGAAGAAGCCCTCGGAGAAAAACCTGAGA ACACCCCAGAAGCACGCCGAGGAGCTGGCCGAGCAGCAAAACCAGCAGCCAGGTGCCAGTCCCGCCACCGTGCTGCCATCCTCGCACTTCCCCAGCTCCACCCAGCACCCGGGAGCAGCCGGAGTCGCAGCCGGAGATTACGAGCCGGACGAGGAGGTCGGCCTCGAGCTGCCGCCGCCCATGAAGCCCATCCAAGAGCCACACCTGATTGCCAACGGACCGCCCGCCTTCGCCAAGGACGCCAAGGAGAGCTCGGGCAACATG GCCAGTCCCGGCAAAATGGACGGCAATCCCCTTTCGGAAATAGAAGAAATTGTCAAGACGACAACG GAGCAGCACGAGTCCAACAGTCGCGTGGATGGAGGCGGAGGTGTGGAAAACGCCAGCACCAACGGCCATGGTCGATCCCACGACAACAATGATGAG AGCCACTCCTCTGTGTCAGACAAGGCTGCAGCCCTCAAAAAGCGGCAATGCGTCTTCGCGGAGCTGATGTCCACGGAGGAGGCGTATGTCCAGGATCTGCATGAGATCGTCAATGG TTACATGACAGAGATTAACAACACGAACAGTGATATACCCATGCCCGAGGACCTGAAGGGCGGCAAAATGAAGTTGGTATTCAACAATATTAAAGACATCTACGAGTGGCACAGGGA CTTCTTCCTGAGAGCCCTGCGCAACTGCCAAAAGTCGCCGGCGGACCTGGGTCCGCTCATCAAGCGCTCAGCCACCAAGTTCGCTCTGTACTACACCTATTGCAGCAACAAGCCGCTGTCAGAATACATAGTCAGCGCCCATTATCAGTATTTCGATTGCATACGTCAGAAGCTTGGTCATCGTCTGGAT CTGAGTAACCTGATCATCAAGCCGGTGCAGCGAATCACCAAGTACGAGCTACTTATCAAGGAGATCATCAAGGCCACCGAGGGAGCCGGCCTGTACAAGGAGGTGCCCATGCTGCAGGAGGCCTACCAGCAGATGAAGGTGGTCGTCAAGACGGTCAACGATatgatggtggtgctgcgcAGCCTGCAGGACTTCGATGGCGAGATAACCGCCCAAGGCAGCCTGCTGATGCAGGGACCCATGAACTGCGTGGTGGACGCGGCACAGAAGCACCGCGAGCTGCAGGTGTTCCTCTTCCAGCAGATCATCATCTTTGCGGACATTGAGAAGACCAAGAACCAGTACGCCAGTCCCATATTCAAGTACAGATCGCACATACAG CTCAATCACATGCAAATGAAGGAACTGGGCGACTGCCGCTTCCAAATCAGGTCGACCGACCCCAAGATCCCGGAGATGACGATCATCTGCCAGGCGGCGTCGCAGGAGAACTACGCGGGGTGGCGCGATATGCTAAACAAGAtactgcagcagcagaacgACCTGATCTTCATGCTCTCCAATCCCCTGtcaaccaaaaacaaatga
- the LOC122618575 gene encoding LOW QUALITY PROTEIN: glucose transporter type 1 (The sequence of the model RefSeq protein was modified relative to this genomic sequence to represent the inferred CDS: inserted 2 bases in 1 codon; substituted 1 base at 1 genomic stop codon) yields the protein MAFLCAPGLTFFLTYSIFSAVLGMLQFGYNTGVINAPEKNIENFMKDVYKDRYGEDISEEFIQQLYSVAVSIFAIGGMLGGFSGGWMANRFGRKGGLLLNNVLGIAGACLMGFTKVSHSYEMLFLGRFIIGVNCGLNTSLVPMYISEIAPLNLRGGLGTVNQLAVTVGLLLSQVLGIEQILGTNEGWPILLGLAICPAILQLILLPVCPESPRYLLITKQWEEEARKALRRLRASGSVEEDIEEMRAEERAQQSESHISTMELICSPTLRPPLIIGIVMQLSQQFSGINAVFYYSTSLFMSSGLTEESAKFATIGIGAIMVVMTLVSIPLMDRTGRRTLHLYGLGGMFIFSIFITISFLIKEMIDWMSYLSVVATLGFVVFFAVGPGSIPWMITAELFSQGPRPSAMAIAVLVNWMANFVVGIGFPSMKTALENYTFLPFSVFLAIFWIFTYKKVPETKNKTFEEILALFRHNNGRSMLNCTNSLEPQSMNSGIEHAALMVSEEKTQHDSLFGTTSFSLTVEGMGPYPLSDSTNLLGPGSSSYGPGGVLGSGSGSGGHCYTNYGTNLQTPQVARTCHYDEVDDYSFRRHSAHGRITQVKGKPLILGPTILEXQKKERTDWLTASERFLEGGRSTHQGRSAASAPHHPRQPPPVCPSSGPXLRSASPPDSASVRSTSRAEELHQPHQSHQQQQPGQQGHHQQQQVHHQQHQSRYATHEYVHCSYEKEVVCDQANPSQAPPPQPAPPVHQQQQQQQQHQPPPPLHHCQQRKHSHSPHHSRHTSPHSHHHHSHHTRHSRRSRRQGSGSLPGAHQSSANHSVVRPSICTSRRHRSVTDISTTNVCQDPACADREVQEIMVRRTCCNTTATNSSSRTELAQCFAEDLYGSSRRPSSCCTSSDYCYQTDSTSLYGSRSSLSRNNSIKSASALVRKHHRSQRSLLPEHRHPSYTSISLRGLNASRPNSQLGSLTSIFDRAKSMAPEGSTLERQSSKGALGSSELPEYACSPSPIRWSFLADGRSPSEMEGAVGGGTEREQEEEDKLDAWQVPEPEPEKKPCRKITTSSSVYDEGPSTSAAAARKRRGSKGSRGSKGSGSYHCEFEDEATTTVMFHQDAGEAYNNCCSNNYNYIQCNSYLDQDLQITSEDIHQYLSKGDATASDILNNSKNYPFQPSNALEFQYKNNFQQGQVNANNNNTNTTNTASSDAAECFQNYRANSKETNLNQSSTEQLSPTNINLSTSSNNINIVFSSSLERNANEVKFINNRSGAGAAGGSEVGCEVGHHAGYLPYTYPSYDYTNMSGNSHFEKSLGIDELPKEFGGLEGAAGGGASTTSEHSSSLPSPQPLTHHQQLHHFESFDAASEHNLLAAQPMSPGSPLSGSVNPAGDDFVQMHHYHHANSPHSQSHHSHAHTHTHGHHVHHLLSHPAYDLTDDQFRLGSALKRVRKRARKYTDFLRKK from the exons ATGGCTTTCCTATGTGCACCG GGTCTCACCTTCTTCCTCACCTACTCGATATTCTCGGCGGTGCTGGGCATGCTGCAGTTCGGCTACAACACCGGCGTCATCAACGCGCCCGAGAAGAACATCGAGAACTTCATGAAGGACGTGTACAAGGACCGCTACGGCGAGGACATCAGCGAGGAGTTCATCCAGCAGCTCTACTCGGTGGCGGTGTCCATTTTCGCCATCGGCGGCATGCTGGGCGGTTTCAGCGGCGGCTGGATGGCCAACCGCTTTGGCag AAAAGGCGGCCTACTGTTGAACAATGTGCTCGGCATCGCCGGCGCCTGTTTGATGGGATTTACCAAAGTTAGTCATTCCTATGAAATGTTATTCCTTGGCCGATTTATAATTGGTGTTAATTGCG GCCTCAACACGTCGCTGGTGCCCATGTACATCTCGGAGATAGCGCCACTGAATCTGCGCGGTGGCTTAGGAACTGTTAATCAATTGGCTGTGACCGTAGGTTTACTATTATCCCAGGTGCTGGGCATCGAGCAGATCCTCGGCACCAACGAGGGCTGGCCCATCCTCCTTGGCCTGGCCATCTGCCCGGCGATCCTGCAACTCATCCTGCTGCCCGTCTGCCCGGAGTCGCCCCGCTATCTGCTCATCACCAAGCAGTGGGAGGAGGAGGCGCGCAAAG CGCTGCGCCGCCTGCGAGCCTCTGGCTCCGTGGAGGAGGACATCGAGGAAATGCGGGCCGAGGAGCGGGCCCAGCAGTCCGAGAGCCACATATCGACCATGGAGCTGATATGCTCGCCCACCCTGCGCCCGCCCCTGATCATCGGCATCGTGATGCAGCTGAGCCAGCAGTTCAGCGGCATCAACGCCGTCTTCTACTACTCCACGTCGCTCTTCATGAGCTCGGGATTGACTGAGGAGAGCGCCAAGTTCGCCACGATAGGCATCGGCGCCATAATG GTTGTTATGACGCTCGTGTCCATTCCGCTGATGGACCGCACGGGTCGCCGCACCCTGCACCTCTATGGCCTGGGCGGAATGTTCATCTTCTCCATCTTCATCACCATTTCGTTCCTGATCAAG GAAATGATCGACTGGATGTCCTACCTCTCTGTGGTGGCCACCCTCGGCTTCGTGGTCTTCTTTGCGGTGGGACCCGGATCGATACCCTGGATGATTACCGCGGAGCTCTTCTCCCAAGGACCCCGGCCCAGTGCCATGGCTATCGCGGTGCTGGTCAACTGGATGGCCAACTTTGTGGTCGGCATTGGTTTCCCCAGCATGAAG ACTGCCCTGGAGAACTACACGTTCTTGCCGTTCAGCGTGTTCCTGGCCATCTTCTGGATATTCACCTACAAGAAGGTGCCCGAGACGAAGAACAAGACGTTCGAGGAGATCCTGGCCCTCTTCCGGCACAACAATGGCAG GAGTATGCTAAACTGCACAAATAGCTTGGAGCCACAAAGTATGAATTCTGGCATCGAGCATGCCGCCTTGATGGTATCTGAGGAGAAGACCCAACATGACTCAC TGTTTGGTACGACCTCGTTTTCCCTGACGGTTGAAGGCATGGGTCCCTATCCGCTGAGCGATAGCACCAATCTGCTGGGTCCCGGATCGAGCAGCTATGGTCCCGGCGGAGTCCTCGGATCGGGTTCCGGATCGGGTGGCCACTGCTACACGAACTACGGCACCAATCTGCAAACGCCGCAGGTGGCGAGAACGTGCCACTACGACGAGGTCGACGACTACAGTTTCCGCCGGCACTCGGCGCACGGAAGGAT TACGCAAGTGAAGGGAAAGCCACTGATCTTGGGACCAACTATTTTAGA ACAAAAAAAGGAGCGAACCGATTGGCTAA CTGCATCCGAGCGATTTTTAGAAGGCGGCCGAAGTACACACCAGGGCCGGAGCGCTGCCTCTGCGCCCCATCACCCTCGTCAGCCTCCACCTGTCTGCCCGAGCAGCGGGCCTTGACTGAGGAGCGCCTCGCCTCCTGACTCTGCCAGTGTTCGTTCCACGAGTCGCGCTGAGGAGCTGCATCAGCCGCATCAgtcgcatcagcagcagcaaccgggGCAGCAGGggcaccaccaacagcagcaggtgcaCCACCAACAGCATCAGTCCCGCTATGCCACACACGAATACGTACACTGTAGCTATGAGAAGGAAGTCGTTTGTGATCAGGCCAATCCCTCGCAAGCACCGCCACCGCAGCCAGCACCACCAgtacaccagcagcagcagcaacagcagcagcaccagccaCCACCGCCATTGCACCACTGCCAGCAGCGCAAGCACAGCCACAGTCCGCACCACAGTCGCCACACCTCGCCGCActcgcaccaccaccactcgCACCACACTCGCCACAGTCGCCGGAGTCGTCGCCAGGGCAGCGGCAGTCTGCCGGGAGCCCACCAGAGCTCCGCCAACCACTCGGTGGTGCGTCCATCGATCTGCACCAGTCGCCGGCACCGCTCCGTCACGGACATATCCACGACGAACGTGTGCCAGGACCCCGCCTGCGCGGACCGGGAGGTGCAGGAGATTATGGTTAGACGCACCTGCTGCAACACCACTGCCACCAACAGCTCCTCCCGCACCGAACTGGCCCAGTGCTTCGCCGAGGACCTCTACGGCTCATCCCGACGCccgagcagctgctgcaccaGCTCCGACTACTGCTACCAGACGGACTCGACGAGTCTGTACGGCTCCAGGTCGTCGTTGAGTCGCAACAACTCCATCAAGTCTGCCTCGGCCCTGGTGCGTAAGCACCACCGCAGTCAGCGCAGCCTGCTGCCCGAGCACCGACACCCCAGCTACACTTCCATATCGCTGCGGGGCCTGAACGCCAGCCGCCCCAATAGCCAACTGGGCTCGCTGACCTCGATCTTCGACCGGGCCAAGAGCATGGCGCCCGAGGGATCCACACTGGAGCGTCAGAGCTCGAAGGGCGCACTGGGCAGCAGCGAGCTGCCGGAGTACGCCTGCTCCCCTTCGCCAATTCGCTGGAGCTTCCTGGCCGATGGGCGATCGCCCTCCGAAATGGAGGGCGCAGTCGGCGGAGGTACTGAGAGGgaacaggaggaggaggacaagCTGGACGCGTGGCAAGTGCCCGAGCCGGAACCGGAAAAGAAGCCGTGCCGCAAGATCACCACCAGCTCCTCCGTGTACGACGAGGGGCCCAGCACTTCGGCAGCGGCGGCTCGGAAGCGGCGGGGCAGCAAGGGAAGTCGGGGCAGCAAGGGCAGTGGCAGCTACCATTGTGAGTTCGAGGATGAGGCCACCACCACGGTGATGTTCCACCAGGATGCCGGCGAGGCGTACAACaactgctgcagcaacaactacaactacataCAGTGCAACAGCTACCTGGATCAGGACCTGCAGATCACCAGCGAGGACATCCATCAGTATCTGTCCAAGGGGGATGCCACAGCCAGTGACATTCTGAACAACTCCAAGAACTATCCCTTTCAGCCCTCGAACGCCCTGGAGTTTCAGTACAAGAACAACTTCCAGCAGGGTCAAGTCAACgccaataacaataacaccAATACCACAAACACTGCGTCCAGCGATGCTGCCGAGTGTTTCCAAAACTACAGGGCCAACTCGAAGGAGACGAACCTGAACCAGAGCTCCACGGAACAGCTCTCGCCCACGAATATCAACTTGTCCACGAGCTCGAACAACATCAACATCGTGTTCAGCAGCAGCCTGGAGCGGAATGCCAACGAGGTCAAGTTCATCAACAACAGAAGTGGTGCAGGTGCAGCCGGTGGTTCCGAGGTGGGTTGTGAGGTGGGTCACCATGCGGGCTACCTGCCCTACACCTATCCCAGCTACGATTACACGAACATGTCGGGGAACTCGCACTTCGAGAAGTCCCTGGGCATAGACGAGCTGCCAAAGGAGTTTGGCGGCTTGGAGGGCGCTGCAGGCGGTGGCGCCTCCACCACCAGCGAGCACTCCTCGTCGCTGCCATCGCCGCAACCACTGacgcaccaccagcagctgcaCCACTTCGAGTCCTTTGACGCCGCCTCCGAGCACAACTTGCTGGCTGCCCAGCCCATGTCGCCGGGTTCCCCGCTGTCGGGGTCCGTGAATCCCGCTGGCGATGACTTTGTCCAGATGCACCACTACCATCACGCCAACTCACCGCACTCACAATCGCaccacagccacgcccacacgcacacccacggCCACCACGTGCACCACCTGCTAAGCCACCCCGCCTACGATCTAACCGACGACCAGTTCCGGTTGGGATCGGCCTTGAAGCGAGTGCGCAAGCGAGCACGCAAGTACACCGATTTCCTGCGCAAGAAGTGA
- the LOC122618303 gene encoding rho guanine nucleotide exchange factor 25 isoform X4: MSCFFRLFASPGKMDGNPLSEIEEIVKTTTEQHESNSRVDGGGGVENASTNGHGRSHDNNDESHSSVSDKAAALKKRQCVFAELMSTEEAYVQDLHEIVNGYMTEINNTNSDIPMPEDLKGGKMKLVFNNIKDIYEWHRDFFLRALRNCQKSPADLGPLIKRSATKFALYYTYCSNKPLSEYIVSAHYQYFDCIRQKLGHRLDLSNLIIKPVQRITKYELLIKEIIKATEGAGLYKEVPMLQEAYQQMKVVVKTVNDMMVVLRSLQDFDGEITAQGSLLMQGPMNCVVDAAQKHRELQVFLFQQIIIFADIEKTKNQYASPIFKYRSHIQLNHMQMKELGDCRFQIRSTDPKIPEMTIICQAASQENYAGWRDMLNKILQQQNDLIFMLSNPLSTKNK; the protein is encoded by the exons ATGAGCTGTTTCTTCCGCTTATTT GCCAGTCCCGGCAAAATGGACGGCAATCCCCTTTCGGAAATAGAAGAAATTGTCAAGACGACAACG GAGCAGCACGAGTCCAACAGTCGCGTGGATGGAGGCGGAGGTGTGGAAAACGCCAGCACCAACGGCCATGGTCGATCCCACGACAACAATGATGAG AGCCACTCCTCTGTGTCAGACAAGGCTGCAGCCCTCAAAAAGCGGCAATGCGTCTTCGCGGAGCTGATGTCCACGGAGGAGGCGTATGTCCAGGATCTGCATGAGATCGTCAATGG TTACATGACAGAGATTAACAACACGAACAGTGATATACCCATGCCCGAGGACCTGAAGGGCGGCAAAATGAAGTTGGTATTCAACAATATTAAAGACATCTACGAGTGGCACAGGGA CTTCTTCCTGAGAGCCCTGCGCAACTGCCAAAAGTCGCCGGCGGACCTGGGTCCGCTCATCAAGCGCTCAGCCACCAAGTTCGCTCTGTACTACACCTATTGCAGCAACAAGCCGCTGTCAGAATACATAGTCAGCGCCCATTATCAGTATTTCGATTGCATACGTCAGAAGCTTGGTCATCGTCTGGAT CTGAGTAACCTGATCATCAAGCCGGTGCAGCGAATCACCAAGTACGAGCTACTTATCAAGGAGATCATCAAGGCCACCGAGGGAGCCGGCCTGTACAAGGAGGTGCCCATGCTGCAGGAGGCCTACCAGCAGATGAAGGTGGTCGTCAAGACGGTCAACGATatgatggtggtgctgcgcAGCCTGCAGGACTTCGATGGCGAGATAACCGCCCAAGGCAGCCTGCTGATGCAGGGACCCATGAACTGCGTGGTGGACGCGGCACAGAAGCACCGCGAGCTGCAGGTGTTCCTCTTCCAGCAGATCATCATCTTTGCGGACATTGAGAAGACCAAGAACCAGTACGCCAGTCCCATATTCAAGTACAGATCGCACATACAG CTCAATCACATGCAAATGAAGGAACTGGGCGACTGCCGCTTCCAAATCAGGTCGACCGACCCCAAGATCCCGGAGATGACGATCATCTGCCAGGCGGCGTCGCAGGAGAACTACGCGGGGTGGCGCGATATGCTAAACAAGAtactgcagcagcagaacgACCTGATCTTCATGCTCTCCAATCCCCTGtcaaccaaaaacaaatga
- the LOC122617459 gene encoding divergent protein kinase domain 1C, translated as MLTALRRKIRFGMQRTVLIAVLLAVGIFSYAFLNLKFCFKLMSHRSLNLMCQKFEKHEYSGSLCEELCGAQTSFDNFQCPLNDMKTILFTAEKNGDLYAVKLARHNDDELSWTNNKGESIYPKLEEFHEIVKLHIILAYNVTLDDNMIRALVNQEIADDNSQQMVSFWRLFKDNNYMMGKLFDEESIFPAVLGSCGPYYATEGLQIVQSNPSIMQYLASNRVQRLKHALNIMEYIFRLDEMKPEPLKMCKMQVNRFGTASERRLKYQSAEHVYVESQLDKRLSRGVKCHAHQNCHFHSCRGLCDEEKQACTHIQQNNNFQIFCEHILLGGGTFQPGLLSGVRLSKALQKLVKMCVQPPKEHQVPGRQWAPNTQLALRLYNELKQLHQAASAASAGSEIPDEGQVRRGV; from the exons ATGTTGACCGCCCTGCGTCGGAAAATTCGGTTCGGAATGCAGCGAACGGTTCTAATTGCGGTCCTGCTGGCGGTGGGCATTTTCAGCTACGCCTTCCTCAACCTCAAGTTCTGCTTCAAGTTGATGTCCCATCGGAGCCTCAACCTAATG TGCCAGAAATTCGAAAAGCATGAGTACAGCGGCTCTCTGTGTGAGGAACTTTGTGGTGCCCAAACTTCCTTCGACAACTTTCAGTGTCCACTGAACGATATGAAAACTATCCTCTTTACGGCCGAAAAGAACGGCGATTTGTATGCGGTGAAG CTGGCCCGGCACAACGATGACGAGCTGAGCTGGACGAACAACAAGGGGGAGTCGATATACCCCAAGCTCGAGGAGTTCCACGAGATCGTGAAGCTGCACATCATCCTGGCGTACAATGTCACCCTGGATGATAATATG ATACGCGCTTTGGTCAACCAGGAAATAGCCGATGATAACTCGCAGCAGATGGTCAGCTTCTGGAGGCTGTTCAAGGACAACAACTACATGATGGGCAAGCTCTTCGACGAGGAGTCCATATTTCCGGCAGTTCTGGGCTCCTGTGGACCCTACTACGCCACTGAGGGACTGCAGATTGTGCAGTCCAACCCCAGCATAATGCAGTATCT GGCCTCCAATCGCGTGCAGCGGCTGAAGCACGCCCTCAATATTATGGAGTACATTTTCCGCCTGGACGAAATGAAGCCGGAGCCCCTGAAGATGTGCAAGATGCAGGTGAACCGCTTCGGAACCGCCTCCGAGCGCAGGCTGAAGTACCAAAGTGCCGAGCATGTCTACGTGGAGAGCCAACTGGACAAGCGTTTGTCCAGGGGCGtcaagtgccacgcccaccagaactgccacttccactcctGCCGGGGATTGTGCGACGAGGAGAAGCAGGCCTGCAcccacatccagcagaacaacAACTTTCAGATCTTCTGCGAGCACATCCTCCTTGGAGGAGGAACCTTTCAGCCCGGCCTCCTCAGCGGCGTGCGGCTCTCCAAGGCGCTCCAGAAGCTGGTCAAGATGTGCGTGCAGCCGCCCAAGGAGCATCAAGTGCCGGGCCGCCAGTGGGCGCCCAACACGCAGCTCGCCCTGCGGCTCTACAACGAGCTGAAGCAACTGCACCAGGCTGCATCCGCGGCATCCGCAGGTTCCGAGATTCCCGACGAGGGACAGGTACGTCGAGGAGTCTAA